A genomic window from Chaetodon trifascialis isolate fChaTrf1 chromosome 22, fChaTrf1.hap1, whole genome shotgun sequence includes:
- the LOC139350350 gene encoding sorting nexin-4-like yields the protein MAEDGKEESVSTDDDLEHTTADRRNSLNNTVVEEGSSLLRRMEICVAEAEKRSGKNAVNMQETFTVYLLETRPMDAVAEGRNPAPDSLWRRYSEFELLRNYLIVTYPYIVVPPLPEKRAEFVWHKLSADNMDPDFVERRRVGLENFLLRVASHPVLSNDKILYHFLTEEHGWKEVVYETGFQAKADSRLRALSATFRVRNPDKRFMEMKHYSDELQSHTSQLLRARARVADRLYGVYKVHGNYGRVFSEWSAIEKEMGDGLQSAGHHMDAYAASIDDILEEEEHYADQMKEYLFYAEALRAVCRKHELTQFELEMASQDLISKKQQREELATGIVRTFSFKGMTNKLFGQEAPEQREARLKLLEELIAEGEETVKEKTLECEEHVEKAWVDMQRFKEQKDKDLREALINYAVMQISMCKKGIQVWSNAKECFLKM from the exons tggtggaggagggctCCTCGCTCCTGCGCAGGATGGAGATCTGCGTGGCGGAGGCGGAGAAACGGAGCGGCAAGAATGCAGTGAACATGCAGGAGACGTTCACCGTCTACCTCCTGGAAACACG GCCCATGGATGCAGTCGCTGAAGGCCGTAACCCAGCCCCGGACTCCTTATGGAGGAGATACAGTGAATTTGAACTGCTGCGGAACTACCTAATAGTTACATATCCATACATCGTTGTCCCCCCGCTGCCTGAGAAGAGG GCAGAGTTTGTGTGGCACAAGCTGTCAGCAGACAACATGGATCCAGACTTTGTGGAGCGCCGCAGGGTGGGGCTGGAGAACTTTCTGCTCCGTGTGGCGTCACATCCAGTCCTCTCCAATGACAAGATCCTCTACCACTTCCTCACTGAG GAACACGGCTGGAAGGAAGTGGTGTATGAGACGGGATTTCAGGCAAAG GCAGATTCCAGGCTGAGAGCTCTCAGTGCCACCTTCAGGGTGAGAAATCCAGATAA acgCTTCATGGAAATGAAACACTACAGCGATGAGCTGCAGTCTCACACGTCTCAGCTGCTGCGAGCGCGAGCG AGGGTTGCAGATCGACTCTACGGTGTTTACAAGGTCCATGGGAACTACGGAAGAGTCTTCAG TGAGTGGAGCGCCATAGAGAAAGAGATGGGAGATGGACTCCAAAGTGCCGGTCATCACATGGACGC ATATGCTGCATCCATAGATGACATCTTAGAAGAAGAGGAACATTATGCAGACCAAATGAAAGAATATCTATTCTATGCTGAAGCTCTGAG AGCAGTGTGCAGGAAACATGAGCTGACCCAGTTCGAGCTTGAGATGGCTTCCCAGGACCTCATCTCCAAGAAGCAGCAACGTGAGGAGCTGGCTACAGGG ATCGTGCGGACGTTCTCCTTCAAAGGCATGACCAACAAGCTTTTTGGCCAAGAGGCACCTGAGCAGAGAGAGGccagactgaagctgctggaggaacTGATCGCAGAGGGTGAAGAGACCGTGAAGGAGAAAACCCTCGAGTGCGA AGAGCACGTTGAAAAGGCGTGGGTGGACATGCAGCGCTTCAAggagcagaaagacaaagatcTGCGTGAGGCGCTCATCAACTACGCTGTCATGCAGATCAGCATGTGCAAAAAG gggaTTCAAGTGTGGAGCAATGCTAAAGAATGTTTCCTCAAGATGTAA